Proteins co-encoded in one Sulfurimonas sp. HSL1-2 genomic window:
- a CDS encoding ABC transporter permease subunit gives MKRLMNLRPSKQSLFFLGLLPFVLVALFYLGASEVRLAANPDDKLLPSMSSFAEAIDRMALTPSKRTGEYLFVEDTVSSLERLGLGVLISAVLALLMGIPLGFIPFVRAGLSPFVAAFSMVPPMAILPILFIIFGMGELAKVALIVIGVTPLIVRDLQQRVMEIPVEQLIKAQTLGGTSWSIVLRVVLPQIFPRLLDAVRLTMGTAWIFLISAEAISATEGLGYRIFLVRRYLSMDVILPYVAWITFLAFLFDYLLKRFTYKVFPWYDAGKEQS, from the coding sequence ATGAAACGATTAATGAACCTCAGACCGTCGAAGCAGTCCCTCTTTTTCCTGGGACTGCTGCCGTTCGTCCTGGTCGCGCTCTTCTACCTTGGAGCGTCGGAAGTCCGCCTGGCGGCCAATCCGGACGACAAACTGCTGCCCTCCATGAGCAGCTTTGCCGAGGCGATCGACCGTATGGCACTCACACCGAGCAAACGGACCGGCGAATACCTCTTTGTCGAGGATACGGTCTCTTCGCTCGAGCGCCTGGGTCTCGGGGTACTCATCAGTGCCGTGCTTGCACTGCTGATGGGGATCCCGCTGGGGTTCATTCCCTTCGTTCGTGCAGGACTTTCGCCCTTCGTCGCGGCCTTCTCCATGGTGCCGCCAATGGCTATTTTGCCCATCTTATTCATCATATTCGGCATGGGTGAGCTGGCTAAAGTAGCACTGATCGTCATCGGGGTGACCCCGCTGATCGTCCGCGACCTGCAGCAGCGGGTCATGGAGATCCCGGTCGAGCAGCTCATCAAGGCGCAGACCCTGGGCGGAACGTCATGGAGCATCGTGCTGCGCGTCGTGCTGCCGCAGATCTTCCCGCGGCTGCTCGATGCGGTGCGCCTCACGATGGGAACGGCGTGGATCTTCCTGATCTCCGCCGAGGCGATTTCGGCCACCGAAGGGCTGGGGTACCGGATCTTCCTGGTACGCCGCTACCTGTCGATGGATGTGATCCTGCCGTATGTCGCCTGGATCACCTTCCTCGCCTTCTTATTTGATTACCTGCTCAAGCGGTTCACCTACAAGGTGTTCCCGTGGTATGACGCAGGGAAGGAGCAGTCATGA